One window from the genome of Halobellus ruber encodes:
- a CDS encoding V-type ATP synthase subunit F, with product MSQEIAVVGSPEFTTGFRLAGVRKFKTVADDDKDEQLDEAVAGVFEDDDVGIVVMHDDDLEHLSRDVRETAETSIEPTLVTLGGGAGAGGLRDQIKRAIGIDLMDED from the coding sequence ATGAGCCAGGAGATCGCCGTCGTCGGGAGTCCGGAGTTCACCACGGGGTTCCGCCTCGCGGGCGTCCGGAAGTTCAAGACCGTCGCCGACGACGACAAGGACGAACAGCTAGACGAGGCCGTCGCGGGCGTGTTCGAGGACGACGACGTCGGCATCGTGGTGATGCACGACGACGACCTGGAGCATCTCTCCCGCGACGTCCGCGAGACCGCCGAGACCAGCATCGAACCCACGCTCGTCACCCTCGGCGGCGGCGCGGGCGCCGGCGGCCTCCGCGACCAGATCAAACGCGCCATCGGCATCGATCTGATGGATGAAGACTAA
- a CDS encoding V-type ATP synthase subunit C, which produces MSTAGGSNPEYVTARVGARKSALYGDEEYRKLIRMGPSEIARFMEESDYEDEVNALGARHSGVDLIEYALNRNLAKQFDDLLRWADGRLYDLIARYLRKFDAWNVKTVVRGLYSGADRDDIEDDLIRAGEFDEELVDSLLDAPSIEEVVDRLSGTIFGPDLAAAYDDYESTDVLVPLENAIDRTYYDHLLGGLVVDEATEQYREFLEAEIDFRNARNALRLAQSGADIDPAEYYIDGGSLFTAAELATLATNREELVAAIRESKYGDDLSAALDELEDAESLIRFERALDAALLEYTNTLGHVFPLSITPVASYILAKEREVDNIRAIARGREAGLSEEQIEEELVIL; this is translated from the coding sequence ATGAGTACCGCCGGCGGCTCCAACCCGGAGTACGTGACGGCCCGCGTCGGGGCGCGAAAGAGCGCGCTCTACGGCGACGAGGAGTACCGCAAGCTGATCCGGATGGGTCCCTCGGAGATCGCCCGGTTCATGGAGGAGTCCGACTACGAGGACGAGGTCAACGCCCTCGGCGCGCGACACTCCGGCGTCGACCTCATCGAGTACGCCCTCAACCGGAACCTCGCAAAGCAGTTCGACGACCTCCTCCGGTGGGCGGACGGTCGGCTCTACGACCTGATCGCGCGGTACCTCCGGAAGTTCGACGCCTGGAACGTCAAAACCGTCGTCCGTGGGCTCTACTCCGGCGCCGACCGCGACGACATCGAGGACGACCTCATCCGGGCGGGGGAGTTCGACGAGGAACTCGTCGATTCGCTGCTCGACGCGCCGAGCATCGAGGAGGTCGTCGATCGCCTCTCGGGGACCATCTTCGGCCCCGACCTAGCGGCTGCGTACGACGACTACGAGTCCACCGACGTTCTGGTCCCCCTGGAGAACGCGATCGACCGGACGTACTACGATCACCTCCTCGGGGGGCTCGTCGTCGACGAGGCCACCGAACAGTACCGCGAGTTCCTGGAAGCCGAGATCGACTTCCGGAACGCCCGGAACGCGCTCCGCCTGGCACAGAGCGGCGCGGACATCGACCCCGCGGAGTACTACATCGACGGCGGGTCGCTTTTCACCGCCGCGGAGCTCGCGACGCTTGCGACGAACCGCGAGGAACTGGTGGCGGCGATCCGGGAGTCGAAGTACGGTGACGACCTCTCGGCGGCGCTGGACGAACTCGAGGACGCCGAGAGTCTCATCCGGTTCGAGCGCGCGCTCGACGCCGCCCTGCTCGAGTACACAAACACCCTGGGCCACGTGTTCCCGCTGTCGATCACCCCGGTCGCGTCGTACATCCTCGCGAAGGAGCGCGAGGTCGACAACATCCGGGCGATCGCGCGGGGTCGCGAGGCCGGGCTCTCGGAGGAACAGATCGAGGAGGAGCTGGTGATCCTATGA
- a CDS encoding V-type ATP synthase subunit E: MSLDNVVSDIRDEAHARAEEIRKEGERRAEEIIEAAETDAEELLDAREEKVERQIEQEREQALSSAKLEAKQERLEARRDVLQDVRARVEEELRTLPEGKREELTRTLLEEAAAEFDGGESVAVYGRADDADLLEDLVAEHDGVEYGGEHDCLGGVVVDSDDSRVRVNNTFDSVLDDVWEDNLKDVSGILFDQ, from the coding sequence ATGAGTTTGGACAACGTCGTCTCGGACATCCGGGACGAGGCCCACGCGCGTGCGGAGGAAATACGTAAGGAGGGCGAACGCCGCGCCGAGGAGATCATCGAGGCCGCCGAGACCGACGCCGAGGAGCTCCTCGACGCGCGGGAGGAGAAGGTCGAACGACAGATCGAACAGGAACGCGAGCAGGCGCTTTCGAGCGCCAAACTCGAAGCCAAACAGGAGCGGCTCGAAGCCCGCCGCGACGTCCTCCAGGACGTCAGAGCCCGGGTCGAGGAGGAACTCCGCACCCTCCCCGAGGGGAAGCGCGAGGAGCTGACGCGGACGCTGCTCGAGGAGGCCGCCGCGGAGTTCGACGGCGGGGAGTCGGTCGCTGTCTACGGCCGCGCCGACGACGCCGACCTGCTCGAAGACCTCGTCGCCGAGCACGACGGGGTCGAGTACGGTGGCGAGCACGACTGTCTCGGGGGCGTCGTCGTCGACAGCGACGACTCCCGTGTCCGGGTGAACAACACTTTCGACTCGGTGCTCGACGACGTCTGGGAGGACAACCTCAAGGACGTCAGCGGCATACTGTTCGACCAATGA